In the bacterium genome, one interval contains:
- a CDS encoding CTP synthase produces MRAEKAVKPKFIFVTGGVVSSLGKGLAAASIGALMEARGLKITMLKLDPYINVDPGTMNPFQHGEVFVTDDGAETDLDLGHYERFVSSPTDKKNNCTTGRIYHSVITKERRGDYLGGTVQVIPHITDEIKRVIYTAAKGYDLAIIEVGGTVGDIESLPFLEAIRQVKGDRGKENVLYVHLTLVPYIKTAGELKTKPTQHSVKELRSIGIQPDVLLCRTDRSLPKEIKGKIALFCNVTEDAVITASDVDLIYELPLVFHQEGLDDKLMELLNIWAGEPRLEDWERVVERWKNPTGEVTIAIVGKYVNLKESYKSLNEALTHGGIAHQVRVHNRYVDSEEVERQGAEAMLKGVDGILVPGGFGSRGVEGKIAAVRYARENRIPYFGICLGMQVAVVEFARNVCGLASATSRELDGESTCPVIDLMPEQRGVEEKGATMRLGAYPCRVLEKSLARKAYGAGQVSERHRHRYEFNNDYRQALSEKGLRITGVSPDDRLVEIVEIPDHPWFLGCQFHPEFRSRPMVPHPLFRDFIGAAAVRARQGTAP; encoded by the coding sequence ATGCGGGCCGAAAAGGCGGTGAAGCCGAAGTTCATCTTCGTGACCGGCGGCGTCGTCTCGTCGCTGGGGAAGGGACTCGCCGCGGCCTCGATCGGCGCCCTGATGGAAGCCAGGGGCCTGAAGATCACGATGCTGAAGCTCGACCCGTACATCAACGTGGACCCGGGCACGATGAACCCCTTCCAGCACGGCGAGGTGTTCGTCACCGACGACGGCGCGGAGACCGACCTCGATCTCGGGCACTACGAGCGGTTCGTCTCCTCCCCCACGGACAAGAAGAACAACTGCACGACGGGAAGGATCTACCACTCCGTCATCACGAAGGAGCGGCGCGGCGACTACCTCGGCGGCACGGTGCAGGTCATCCCCCACATCACCGACGAGATCAAGCGGGTCATCTACACGGCGGCAAAGGGGTACGACCTCGCGATCATCGAGGTGGGCGGCACGGTTGGAGACATCGAGAGCCTCCCGTTCCTCGAGGCGATCCGGCAGGTGAAGGGCGACCGGGGGAAGGAGAACGTCCTTTACGTCCACCTGACGCTCGTCCCCTACATCAAGACGGCCGGGGAGCTGAAGACCAAGCCCACCCAGCACAGCGTGAAGGAGCTGCGCTCCATCGGCATCCAGCCCGACGTCCTGCTCTGCCGGACCGACCGGTCGCTGCCGAAGGAGATCAAGGGGAAGATCGCCCTGTTCTGCAACGTCACCGAGGACGCGGTGATCACGGCGAGCGACGTCGACCTCATCTACGAGCTGCCGCTGGTCTTCCACCAGGAGGGGCTCGACGACAAGCTGATGGAGCTCCTGAACATCTGGGCGGGCGAGCCGCGCCTGGAAGACTGGGAACGCGTCGTGGAACGGTGGAAGAACCCGACGGGGGAGGTCACCATCGCCATCGTCGGGAAGTACGTCAACCTGAAGGAGTCGTACAAGAGCCTCAACGAAGCGCTCACCCACGGCGGGATCGCGCACCAGGTGCGGGTCCACAACCGGTACGTCGATTCCGAGGAGGTGGAGCGGCAGGGGGCGGAGGCGATGCTCAAGGGCGTCGACGGGATCCTCGTCCCCGGGGGGTTCGGCTCACGGGGCGTGGAAGGGAAGATCGCCGCCGTCCGGTACGCCCGGGAAAACAGGATCCCGTACTTCGGGATCTGCCTCGGGATGCAGGTGGCGGTCGTGGAGTTCGCCCGGAACGTCTGCGGCCTCGCATCGGCCACCAGCCGGGAGCTGGACGGCGAGAGCACGTGTCCCGTGATCGACCTGATGCCCGAGCAGCGCGGCGTGGAGGAGAAGGGGGCGACGATGCGCCTGGGGGCCTACCCGTGCAGGGTCCTCGAGAAGTCGCTCGCGCGGAAGGCGTACGGGGCGGGCCAGGTCTCCGAGCGGCACCGGCACAGGTACGAGTTCAACAACGATTACCGCCAGGCGCTCTCCGAAAAAGGGCTGCGGATCACCGGCGTGTCTCCCGACGACCGGCTCGTCGAGATCGTGGAGATCCCCGACCACCCGTGGTTCCTCGGCTGCCAGTTCCATCCGGAATTCCGTTCGCGCCCCATGGTTCCGCACCCGCTGTTCCGCGACTTCATCGGCGCGGCGGCGGTCCGGGCCCGCCAGGGGACCGCTCCCTAG
- the kdsA gene encoding 3-deoxy-8-phosphooctulonate synthase: protein MVRRVSIANRFGVGPGCRPLLIAGPCVLESEGLALSVADFLADLAARLPVNVVFKGSFDKANRSSRTSYRGPGEAEGLRILAKVRERHGLLVTTDVHDPRQAATVAPGVDLLQIPAFLCRQTDLLVTAGETGVAVNIKKGQFMAPWDMRNAVEKVSSTGNGNVLVTERGTTFGYNNLVVDFRGLPAIRGSICPVIFDATHSVQLPGGAGDVSSGERKYVAPLARAAVAAGVDGIFLEIHPDPDRALSDGPNSLPLTDVEPLLRTLLAIRAAAGEGVTGEK, encoded by the coding sequence GTGGTCCGTCGGGTCTCCATCGCGAACCGGTTCGGGGTCGGCCCCGGATGCCGGCCGCTGCTCATCGCGGGACCGTGCGTTCTCGAGTCCGAGGGACTCGCCCTCTCCGTGGCCGACTTCCTCGCGGATCTCGCCGCCCGTCTTCCCGTCAACGTCGTGTTCAAGGGGTCGTTCGACAAGGCGAACCGTTCCTCGCGCACATCGTACCGCGGGCCGGGCGAGGCCGAGGGGCTGCGGATCCTCGCGAAGGTCCGGGAGCGGCACGGCCTTCTTGTCACCACCGACGTCCACGACCCGCGGCAGGCCGCGACCGTCGCCCCCGGGGTCGACCTGCTCCAGATCCCGGCGTTCCTGTGCCGCCAGACCGACCTGCTCGTCACGGCGGGCGAGACGGGCGTGGCGGTGAACATCAAGAAGGGGCAGTTCATGGCGCCGTGGGACATGCGCAACGCCGTGGAGAAGGTTTCCTCCACGGGGAACGGGAACGTCCTCGTCACGGAGCGGGGGACGACGTTCGGGTACAACAACCTGGTCGTCGACTTCCGAGGGCTCCCGGCGATCCGCGGGTCGATCTGCCCCGTGATCTTCGACGCCACCCACAGCGTGCAGCTTCCGGGCGGGGCGGGCGACGTCTCCTCCGGCGAGCGGAAGTACGTGGCTCCCCTGGCGCGGGCCGCCGTGGCCGCGGGCGTGGACGGCATCTTCCTCGAGATCCACCCCGACCCGGACCGCGCGCTGTCCGACGGGCCGAACAGCCTGCCCCTGACCGACGTGGAGCCGCTCCTGCGGACGCTCCTTGCGATCCGCGCGGCGGCGGGGGAGGGGGTGACCGGTGAAAAATGA
- a CDS encoding KpsF/GutQ family sugar-phosphate isomerase gives MAAPGKVIVSGMGKSGLIARKIAATLASTGTPAFFLHPAEGIHGDIGMVRRGDVVIALSNSGETEEIVRLIPLFQRMGLPVIALTGDADSTLGRYADATLDVGVREEACPLGLAPTASTTAALAMGDALAVVLFEEKGFSEEDFARLHPGGALGRRLQTISDLMHTGDEIPLVSPDTPLKDALFTISAKRLGVTGVADAAGRLVGIITDGDVRRATSAGVDLFGTTAGSVMTPSPKGIASTELAAAALRRMEEFSITSLFVFDPLDPDRPVGIVHVHDLLKAGVG, from the coding sequence ATGGCGGCCCCGGGAAAGGTCATCGTCTCCGGGATGGGGAAGTCGGGGCTGATCGCCCGGAAGATCGCGGCGACCCTGGCCTCCACCGGGACCCCGGCGTTCTTCCTTCATCCGGCGGAGGGGATCCACGGCGACATCGGGATGGTGCGGCGCGGTGACGTGGTGATCGCGCTCTCCAACTCCGGGGAGACCGAGGAGATCGTTCGCCTGATTCCCCTCTTCCAGCGAATGGGGCTGCCGGTGATCGCCCTCACGGGGGACGCGGACTCCACGCTCGGCCGGTACGCGGACGCTACCCTCGACGTGGGGGTGCGGGAGGAGGCGTGCCCTCTCGGGCTGGCGCCCACCGCCTCGACGACGGCGGCGCTGGCGATGGGGGATGCGCTGGCGGTCGTCCTCTTCGAGGAGAAGGGCTTCTCCGAGGAGGACTTCGCGAGGCTGCACCCCGGCGGCGCCCTCGGCCGCCGCCTGCAGACGATTTCGGATCTGATGCATACGGGGGACGAGATCCCGCTCGTCTCCCCGGACACGCCGCTGAAGGACGCCCTGTTCACGATCAGCGCGAAGCGGCTCGGGGTGACCGGCGTTGCCGACGCCGCCGGGCGGCTCGTGGGGATCATCACCGACGGCGACGTCCGTCGGGCGACCTCGGCGGGCGTGGATCTTTTCGGAACGACCGCCGGCTCCGTCATGACCCCTTCGCCGAAGGGGATCGCCTCTACCGAACTTGCGGCGGCGGCGCTGCGGAGGATGGAGGAGTTTTCCATCACCAGCCTGTTCGTCTTCGACCCCCTCGATCCCGATCGCCCGGTGGGGATCGTCCACGTGCACGATCTCCTAAAGGCGGGCGTCGGGTGA
- a CDS encoding phenylphosphate carboxylase subunit delta: protein MEGAARIRLFLTDVDGVLTDGGILFDAAGVETKRFHVRDGHGIKMLQRAGVAVGIITGRTSEVVAIRARELGIDIVRQGAKDKVAVWREILAASGLLPGETAYAGDDIVDLPLLRAVGFSAAPSDAEPYILDAVHFVASRPGGHGAVREIIEFILHSRGSWDAMTSGYFSGGAGG, encoded by the coding sequence GTGGAGGGGGCGGCGCGGATCCGCCTGTTCCTCACCGACGTGGACGGGGTGCTGACGGACGGCGGGATCCTGTTCGACGCCGCCGGGGTCGAGACGAAGCGGTTCCACGTCCGGGACGGCCACGGGATCAAGATGCTGCAGCGCGCGGGGGTGGCGGTCGGGATCATCACGGGGCGAACCTCCGAGGTGGTCGCGATCCGTGCGCGGGAACTCGGGATCGACATCGTGCGGCAGGGGGCCAAGGACAAGGTGGCGGTGTGGCGCGAAATCCTCGCCGCGAGCGGCCTTCTTCCGGGGGAGACCGCCTACGCGGGGGACGACATCGTGGATCTCCCGCTGCTTCGCGCCGTCGGGTTCTCGGCGGCGCCTTCCGACGCGGAACCGTACATTCTCGACGCGGTGCACTTTGTCGCGTCCCGGCCCGGCGGACACGGAGCGGTGCGCGAGATCATCGAGTTCATCCTCCATTCGCGCGGGTCGTGGGACGCCATGACATCGGGCTACTTCTCCGGGGGGGCGGGGGGATGA
- the lptA gene encoding lipopolysaccharide transport periplasmic protein LptA — MKPMRTPRILAVLSLVAALAGGAGAQERGNESARELGSRPIDVVADRVSADSVRNTVAFEGNVVARQGDVTLYADRIEADYSREAGAIDRIEAAGNVRVVQEGREARSARATFHNFEQRIVLSGGATLRQGENTVQGETLTIFLRENRSVVTGGKDGGRVKAVINPKGILETPPK, encoded by the coding sequence GTGAAGCCGATGCGGACCCCCCGGATCCTCGCGGTCCTTTCGCTCGTCGCTGCCCTGGCCGGCGGTGCCGGAGCGCAGGAGCGCGGAAACGAGTCCGCGCGGGAGCTGGGCAGCCGCCCGATCGACGTCGTCGCCGACCGCGTCAGCGCCGACAGCGTGCGCAACACCGTGGCCTTCGAGGGGAACGTGGTGGCGCGGCAGGGCGACGTCACGCTCTACGCCGACCGGATCGAAGCCGACTACTCCCGCGAGGCGGGGGCGATCGACCGGATCGAGGCGGCCGGGAACGTCCGGGTCGTCCAGGAGGGACGGGAAGCGCGTTCGGCGCGGGCCACCTTCCACAACTTCGAGCAACGGATCGTCCTCTCCGGGGGCGCGACGCTCCGGCAGGGGGAGAACACGGTCCAGGGAGAGACGCTCACCATCTTCCTGCGGGAGAACCGGTCCGTGGTGACGGGCGGGAAGGACGGCGGCCGCGTCAAGGCGGTGATCAACCCCAAGGGGATCCTGGAGACGCCGCCGAAGTGA
- the lptB gene encoding LPS export ABC transporter ATP-binding protein has translation MEGLSKRYRRREVVKGVSLAARSGEVVGLLGPNGAGKTTIFYMMVGLIRPDEGEVRLNGVVVTDLPMHRRARMGLGYLPQEPSVFRKLSVRDNILAFLEETPLPPGERREHATEILRDMRIEHVSDTMGYALSGGERRRVEIARALVLSPDFLLLDEPFAGIDPISVADLQQVILGLKDRGIGVIMTDHNVRDTLKVCDRAYIISEGEILLAGKPGEIAASDRVREIYLGDDFSL, from the coding sequence GTGGAGGGGCTGAGCAAACGATACCGGCGCCGGGAAGTCGTCAAGGGAGTTTCCCTCGCGGCGCGGTCCGGAGAAGTGGTCGGCCTGCTGGGACCCAACGGCGCGGGGAAGACGACGATCTTCTACATGATGGTGGGGCTGATTCGCCCCGACGAGGGCGAGGTTCGGCTGAACGGCGTCGTCGTGACGGACCTCCCGATGCACCGCCGCGCGCGGATGGGGCTGGGCTACCTTCCCCAGGAGCCGTCCGTCTTCCGGAAACTTTCCGTTCGTGACAACATCCTCGCCTTCCTCGAGGAGACCCCCCTGCCCCCGGGGGAGCGGCGGGAACATGCCACGGAAATCCTGCGCGACATGCGTATCGAGCACGTTTCCGACACGATGGGGTACGCCTTGTCCGGCGGGGAGCGGCGCCGAGTCGAGATCGCCCGGGCGCTGGTCCTTTCCCCGGATTTCCTGCTGCTCGACGAACCGTTCGCCGGCATCGACCCGATCTCCGTAGCCGACCTCCAACAGGTGATCCTCGGATTAAAAGACCGCGGGATCGGGGTTATAATGACGGATCATAACGTGCGCGACACGCTCAAGGTCTGCGACCGCGCGTACATCATCTCCGAGGGGGAGATCCTCCTCGCGGGAAAGCCCGGGGAGATCGCCGCGTCGGACCGGGTCCGGGAGATCTACCTGGGAGACGATTTCTCGCTCTGA
- the rpoN gene encoding RNA polymerase factor sigma-54 yields the protein MALELRQSLKLSQQLVMTPQLQQAIKLLQLSRLELQQAVREELEVNPALEEAGEESGEETAGEEAPAPVEVFTPPTPEEGPTPKEGNGLIDRVDWEYYFNQGSRDGRVDRDTDDEDGRPYYENTLTRRPGLTEHLETQLRLLDIADAEREAALYLVGNIDENGYLKTTAEEAALALSVPVEEVERAIATVQTLDPLGVGARDLRECLMIQARERGAAFELPLRILSDHFDLFSRGDVAGTARRLKLPREAVKEAFQRLVTLWPKPGREYSGDDVHYITPDVYLFKVDDQWVITLNDDGQPRLRLSSYYRKLLTGDPEGLPKEDREFLKQKVNAALWFIKSIEQRKRTIYKVVESIVKLQRDFLEKGPGHLRPLTLRDVAEDIEMHESTVSRVTSGKYVNTPQGIFELKYFFTSGLNREGGEEDIASKSVKEKIREIIHAEGESKPLSDQELMRLLRDQGIRIARRTVTKYRAAMGLLASSRRRKQF from the coding sequence ATGGCGCTGGAACTCCGACAATCCCTCAAGCTCAGCCAGCAGCTGGTGATGACCCCCCAGCTGCAGCAGGCGATCAAGCTGCTGCAGCTTTCGCGGCTCGAGCTGCAACAGGCGGTGCGGGAGGAGCTGGAGGTCAACCCGGCGCTCGAGGAGGCCGGCGAGGAGAGCGGCGAGGAGACGGCCGGGGAGGAGGCGCCGGCGCCGGTGGAGGTGTTCACGCCCCCGACCCCGGAGGAGGGGCCGACACCGAAGGAAGGCAACGGGCTCATCGACCGGGTGGACTGGGAGTACTACTTCAACCAGGGCTCCCGCGACGGGCGCGTGGATCGGGACACCGACGACGAGGACGGACGTCCCTACTACGAGAACACACTGACGCGCCGTCCCGGCCTCACCGAGCACCTCGAGACGCAGCTGCGGCTCCTGGACATCGCGGACGCCGAGCGCGAGGCCGCGCTCTACCTGGTCGGCAACATCGACGAAAACGGGTATCTGAAGACGACGGCCGAGGAAGCCGCGCTGGCCCTCTCGGTGCCTGTCGAAGAGGTGGAGCGCGCCATCGCGACGGTCCAGACGCTCGATCCCCTGGGTGTCGGCGCGAGGGACCTTCGGGAGTGCCTGATGATCCAGGCCCGGGAAAGGGGCGCGGCGTTCGAGCTCCCCCTCCGGATCCTCTCGGATCACTTCGACCTGTTCTCGAGGGGGGACGTGGCCGGAACCGCGCGTCGGCTCAAGCTCCCGAGGGAAGCCGTCAAGGAGGCGTTCCAGAGGCTCGTCACCCTGTGGCCGAAGCCCGGCCGGGAATATTCCGGCGACGACGTCCACTACATCACCCCCGACGTCTACCTGTTCAAGGTCGACGATCAATGGGTCATTACCCTGAACGACGACGGTCAGCCCCGTCTTCGCCTCTCCTCCTATTACCGGAAGCTTCTGACGGGAGACCCCGAGGGGCTCCCGAAGGAGGACCGGGAGTTCCTGAAGCAGAAAGTCAACGCGGCCCTGTGGTTCATCAAGAGCATCGAGCAGCGCAAGCGAACCATCTACAAGGTCGTGGAGAGCATCGTAAAGCTGCAGCGCGACTTCCTCGAGAAGGGACCCGGCCACCTGCGCCCCCTGACGCTGCGGGACGTCGCCGAGGACATCGAGATGCACGAGTCCACCGTGTCGAGGGTGACCAGCGGCAAGTACGTGAACACCCCCCAGGGGATCTTCGAGCTGAAGTACTTCTTCACCTCGGGGCTCAACCGGGAGGGAGGGGAGGAGGATATCGCCTCCAAGTCCGTCAAGGAGAAGATCCGGGAGATCATCCACGCCGAGGGCGAGAGCAAGCCGCTCAGCGACCAGGAGCTGATGCGTCTCCTGCGGGACCAGGGCATCCGGATCGCCCGGCGGACGGTCACCAAGTATCGCGCGGCGATGGGGCTGCTGGCCTCGTCGCGGCGAAGGAAGCAGTTCTGA
- the raiA gene encoding ribosome-associated translation inhibitor RaiA, with amino-acid sequence MNQINVTFRHIDPSQALKDYVTGKLGKIGKVVEKSFDAHVTLSVEKYRHIAEVFLTARGITIKAFESTEDLYSAIDLVCDKVERQLKKYREKRKDKGQAVLPEPMVSGSSLTIAEGEGRPRIIHTDNFLAKPMTVEDAARHLDMLRLDVVMFVNQETNQPSVVFRQQDGNIGFTEPPTR; translated from the coding sequence GTGAACCAGATCAACGTGACATTCCGGCATATCGACCCGAGCCAGGCATTGAAGGATTACGTGACCGGCAAATTGGGGAAGATCGGGAAGGTGGTCGAAAAGTCGTTCGACGCGCACGTCACCCTGTCCGTCGAGAAGTACCGGCACATCGCCGAGGTCTTCCTGACGGCGCGGGGAATCACCATCAAGGCGTTCGAATCCACCGAAGACCTGTATTCCGCCATCGACCTGGTGTGCGACAAGGTCGAGCGCCAGCTGAAGAAGTACCGCGAGAAGCGGAAGGACAAGGGGCAGGCGGTCCTCCCCGAGCCGATGGTGTCCGGATCGTCCCTCACGATCGCGGAGGGGGAAGGCCGGCCCAGGATCATCCACACGGACAACTTTCTGGCCAAGCCGATGACGGTGGAGGATGCGGCGCGGCACCTCGACATGCTCCGGCTCGACGTGGTGATGTTCGTGAACCAGGAGACGAACCAGCCGAGCGTGGTCTTCCGGCAGCAGGACGGCAACATCGGCTTCACGGAGCCGCCGACCCGATGA
- a CDS encoding PTS sugar transporter subunit IIA — MRIQDIIPPEAVVDGLQAETKEGVLRELSEAICRRLPVLSPERLTAILMDREGLGSTGIGEGVAIPHGKVPGIDRLVAAFGRSHAGVQFASLDGKPARLFFLILAPENSAGMHLKALARISRLLKDRRFRERLLAAEGAAGLSRVLREEDERA; from the coding sequence ATGAGGATCCAGGACATCATTCCCCCGGAGGCCGTTGTCGACGGACTCCAGGCGGAGACGAAGGAAGGGGTCCTTCGCGAGCTCTCGGAAGCGATCTGCCGGCGGCTCCCGGTTCTTTCCCCCGAGCGCCTCACGGCAATCCTGATGGACCGCGAGGGGCTGGGGAGCACGGGGATCGGCGAAGGGGTGGCGATTCCCCACGGGAAGGTCCCCGGGATCGACCGGCTCGTCGCCGCCTTCGGGCGCAGCCATGCGGGGGTGCAATTCGCCTCTCTCGACGGGAAGCCGGCGCGGCTCTTTTTCCTGATCCTCGCCCCGGAGAACTCCGCGGGGATGCACCTCAAGGCGCTCGCGCGGATCTCGCGGCTCCTCAAGGACCGGCGCTTCCGGGAGCGGCTCCTGGCGGCCGAGGGTGCCGCCGGGCTTTCGCGGGTTCTCCGGGAAGAGGATGAGCGCGCCTGA
- the rapZ gene encoding RNase adapter RapZ encodes MAVARAHRANIVVVTGLSGAGKSTAIKVFEDLDYYCVDNLPPVLLPKIVDVLSEARGEGARVALGMDIRGKEFLPDLSRILDELRGGRSAVHVLFLDAADEALVRRFSETRRKHPLAARGGALDAIRKERRILSPLREMADAVLDTSPWNVHQLRDAIVRRFRRGGAGGLKVSVVSFGYRYGIPVEADMVVDVRFLDNPNFVPALKRYTGLDRGVRDYVLGTRATKGFLRRLSDLLLFLLPLYRKEGKAYFTLGVGCTGGRHRSVAVAEALGDILRKGKEAAVVIHRDLSRSSLPAKGTR; translated from the coding sequence ATCGCCGTCGCGCGGGCGCACCGCGCCAACATCGTCGTCGTGACCGGGCTGTCGGGTGCCGGGAAGAGCACGGCGATCAAGGTGTTCGAGGACCTCGACTACTATTGCGTGGACAACCTTCCGCCGGTTCTCCTTCCCAAGATCGTCGACGTCCTCTCCGAGGCGCGGGGCGAAGGGGCCCGGGTGGCACTCGGGATGGACATCCGTGGAAAGGAGTTCCTCCCGGACCTCTCCAGGATCCTCGACGAACTGCGGGGAGGGCGGAGCGCGGTCCACGTCCTTTTCCTCGACGCCGCGGACGAGGCGCTCGTCCGGAGGTTCAGCGAAACGCGGCGGAAGCACCCCCTCGCGGCCAGGGGAGGCGCCCTGGACGCGATCCGGAAGGAGCGGCGGATCCTCTCGCCGCTGCGGGAGATGGCCGACGCCGTCCTCGACACCTCCCCGTGGAATGTTCACCAGCTTCGGGACGCCATCGTGCGACGATTCCGGCGCGGGGGCGCAGGCGGCCTGAAGGTGAGCGTCGTCTCCTTCGGATACCGTTACGGGATTCCCGTGGAGGCCGACATGGTCGTCGACGTCCGGTTCCTCGACAACCCGAACTTCGTTCCGGCCCTCAAGCGGTATACCGGCCTCGACCGGGGGGTCCGCGACTATGTACTGGGGACCCGCGCGACGAAGGGGTTCCTTCGCCGCCTGTCGGATCTGTTGCTTTTCCTCCTCCCCCTCTATAGAAAGGAAGGGAAGGCGTACTTTACGCTGGGAGTCGGCTGCACCGGCGGCAGGCATCGGTCCGTCGCGGTCGCGGAGGCGCTCGGCGACATTCTCCGGAAAGGGAAGGAAGCGGCCGTCGTGATCCACCGCGACCTGTCGCGCTCCTCCCTGCCCGCCAAGGGGACGAGATGA
- a CDS encoding PTS sugar transporter subunit IIA — translation MIGAVVLSHGALATELVRAAGIIVGKIEGIVAVDISPEMSVEAIHDAVEGAVRTVEDGDGVLLLTDMFGGTPSNIGLSFLGTHRVEVLTGVNLPMMVKFPMVREGMALDELARRLQECGHRSIMIPGEMLKKKAEKKQEK, via the coding sequence ATGATAGGAGCGGTTGTTCTCTCCCACGGCGCTCTCGCGACGGAACTGGTGCGCGCCGCCGGGATCATCGTCGGAAAGATCGAGGGGATCGTCGCCGTCGACATTTCCCCCGAGATGAGCGTCGAGGCGATCCACGACGCTGTGGAGGGGGCCGTCCGCACGGTCGAGGACGGGGACGGCGTGCTGCTCCTCACCGACATGTTCGGCGGGACGCCCTCCAACATCGGCCTGTCGTTCCTCGGCACGCACCGGGTGGAAGTCCTGACGGGGGTGAACCTCCCCATGATGGTCAAATTCCCCATGGTCCGGGAAGGAATGGCGCTCGACGAACTCGCCCGCCGGCTCCAGGAGTGCGGCCACCGGAGCATCATGATCCCCGGGGAGATGCTCAAGAAGAAGGCCGAAAAGAAGCAGGAGAAGTAG
- a CDS encoding PTS sugar transporter subunit IIB, whose amino-acid sequence MTLVLARIDCRLIHGQVVETWVPHKSADSLIVANDDLAGNPFLRSVMELAVPPAIRVHFCRLDEATSVLADADRNGERSILLVASAADAVTIRKAGATFDVLNIGNLHFAAGKVEISPSVFFAPEDFEALAWLRSHGVSVLVQGTPFEAGTSFDAERE is encoded by the coding sequence ATGACCCTGGTGCTCGCCCGCATCGACTGCCGGTTGATCCACGGGCAGGTGGTGGAGACATGGGTTCCTCACAAGTCCGCCGATTCCCTGATCGTCGCCAACGACGACCTGGCCGGGAACCCGTTCCTCCGCTCCGTGATGGAACTGGCGGTTCCCCCGGCGATCCGCGTCCATTTCTGTCGCCTCGACGAGGCGACTTCCGTCCTCGCCGACGCCGACCGGAACGGTGAGCGCTCGATCCTCCTCGTCGCCAGCGCGGCGGACGCGGTGACGATCCGGAAGGCGGGCGCGACGTTCGACGTCCTGAATATCGGAAATCTCCACTTCGCCGCGGGGAAGGTCGAGATCTCCCCGTCCGTGTTCTTCGCGCCGGAGGATTTCGAGGCCCTCGCGTGGCTTCGCTCGCACGGGGTATCCGTCCTCGTCCAGGGGACGCCGTTCGAGGCGGGAACGTCGTTCGACGCGGAAAGGGAGTAG
- a CDS encoding PTS sugar transporter subunit IIC → MAWRFLLAILLGGVCYLDRTAACQLMLHRPLVVATLMGAIFGNMAAGAQVGIVLELIFLARLPVGASIPPDDTGAAVFGGSAAAIASSSIGLDAGSFTALLLLSVIAAEAGKSADRFVRRINVRIARITTESVDRGDVQAVEHGLLAGLTLFAVTGMILALVFSGAGVVVAKDLLPLFGPESRGNFAILLPALPLLGAASVFSCSRTERTAAVFFLTMAAVFGATVLFRWSA, encoded by the coding sequence GTGGCCTGGCGGTTCCTCCTTGCGATCCTTCTCGGGGGGGTGTGCTACCTCGACCGGACGGCGGCCTGTCAGCTGATGCTCCACCGCCCCCTGGTCGTCGCCACCCTGATGGGCGCGATCTTCGGCAACATGGCCGCCGGCGCCCAGGTGGGAATCGTGCTCGAGCTGATCTTCCTGGCGCGGCTCCCCGTGGGGGCGTCGATCCCTCCCGACGACACGGGGGCGGCGGTGTTCGGCGGTTCGGCCGCCGCGATCGCCTCCTCTTCCATCGGGCTCGACGCGGGGAGCTTCACCGCCCTCCTGCTGCTCTCCGTCATCGCCGCGGAAGCGGGAAAGTCGGCGGACCGTTTCGTCCGGAGGATCAACGTGCGGATCGCCCGCATCACGACGGAGTCGGTGGACCGGGGGGACGTGCAGGCGGTGGAGCACGGATTGCTCGCCGGCCTCACCCTGTTCGCCGTTACGGGGATGATCCTTGCCCTCGTCTTCTCGGGGGCGGGCGTCGTGGTGGCGAAAGATCTGCTTCCCCTGTTCGGCCCCGAAAGCCGGGGGAACTTCGCCATCCTCCTGCCGGCGCTTCCGCTCCTTGGCGCCGCCTCGGTCTTTTCGTGCAGCCGCACGGAGCGGACCGCCGCCGTGTTCTTCCTGACGATGGCGGCCGTTTTCGGCGCCACCGTGTTGTTCCGGTGGTCGGCATGA